Below is a genomic region from Pyxidicoccus trucidator.
GGCTCTTCACGTCCGAGCCGTAGTGGACGATGGCCAGCCGGTCCTCGTCCCGCAGCAGCCCCACCAGGTGCCGCGCGGCCTGCTTCGCCTGGGCCAGCTTGTAGCCGCTCATGGAGCCCGAGCGGTCGATGACCAGCGCCAGATTCACAGCGCTGCGCTTCGCCCCCGGCACCTCGGCGCCCGTCAGGTCCATCGTGGCGAACACCTCGGAGGTGCCCGCGGGGATGTACGGGTGCGACAGCCGGCTCGTCAGGGTGAGCGAGCCGGGCGTCGACAGCACGGGCGCGACGGGGGGAGGCTCCGGAGGCGGCGTCACCACCACCACGGGAGTCACGGGCTTGGGCGGCTGCACCGACCCCAGCTGAGGCAGCCCCAGCACCAGCGCGGTGAGGGCGAGGCCACCGGCGAGGCTGAGGAAGAGGACCGTTCGGTTCATGGCAGGGCTCCTGGCGCTAACGACGCGGGCCCTGCCTTTACGAACGAGACGCGGGAAAAGGTCTACCCCCCGCGCCGGAAAATGTCAGTTGCCGGCCGCAGCCAGGGGGGTGCCCGAGCAGAAGAAAGGCGAGTTGTTCTCGCCAAACGTCCGCCGGTAGAAGGCCTCGTCAGCGGCGCGCAGGGCCTCCAGCGTGTCCTGGTCCAGCAGCAGCGCGCGGCACGCCATGCGCTCCGGCAGGCCCTCCAGCACGTCGCTGGTGTCCTTCACCTCGCACGCGTTGGAGCCTTCCACGCACTCCTTGCTGCAATAGCCCATGGCGTTGGCGTTCCCATTCACCGTGCCGTCCTCGTTCGTCGCCCGGGGGAAGTCCGCGTCACGCACGCAGACGAGGTCCTCGCACTCCACCGCGCCGAAGGAGATGAAGTCCTGTCGCGGAGCGATTTCCTTCTCGAGGATGGGCCGGGTCTTTTCACCGAACTGCTCCAGCTCCTCCGGGGTCGCCTTGCGCACCAGGGTGCACGGCTTGCCGATCTGACTGCTGACTTCGCAGCCCCCCAGCAGCATCGCGGCGGACATCAGGAGGGCGGCTCGGACGGACATCTTCATGACACCTCTACAAAGGGGGGGAGGGGCGCGGGACCTCTGGACCCGCGGAGCACTCAAAAGGGTAGCACAGCACCCATGAACGCCAACGCACCTGTACCACGGGGTGGGGCAGTGGAATTGTGAAGGAATACCGGAGGGATACAGGGTAACCAGGCGTGCGCGGCATGGTTGATGGTTGGGAATGTGACCGATAGGATGTCGAAACCGAGAGTCGCGCTGTACCCCCGGTGGCAGTTACGCCCCCCTCCCTCACGGAGCCTCCGGATTTGAAACGCCCCACGTTGCTGCTCGCCCTGTGTCTGGCGCCCACCCTGGCGCTCGCTCAGAGCCAGGAAGGCATGGGACTCGACCTGACGGAAGAGTCCCCGGCCCCGCCGTCCTCCGAGGAATCCCCTGCGCCCCCGTCGGCGGAGGAAGCCACGCCCGTGGCCTCCACCACCGCGGAGGACACGCCGGAACCGGAGTCCCTCCCACCGCTGACGGACATCACCCAGGAAGACCGGGTGAAGAGCGTCCAGCGCAAGGTCTACCGGAAGAAGGGTCGCTTCGAGCTGACGCCCCTGGTCAGCATCTCCGTGAATGATCCGTTCTACTCCAAGGTCGGCGCGTCGCTGCGCGGCGCCTGGTACCTGGCGGACACGCTCGCCATCGCCGGCCGCGCGTCGCTGATGCAGGTCGTGCCGTCCGACGACGTGCGGACGGCCAAGCGCACCTTCAACAGCAAGATCTACAACTCGGTGCCTGAGTGGTCCGCCATGGGCGACATCGAGTGGAGCCCGCTGTACGGCAAGGTGGCGTTCCTCAACTCCATCCTCCACTTCGACGGCTACCTGCTGGCCGGAGCGGGCGTGGTGCGGACGGAGACGTCCTCGCTGCCCGACCGCGGCCTCAACCCCGCCGCCGACCTGGGCCTGGGCATGCGCTTCGTGGCCAAGGACTACCTGGCCGTGAACGTGGCCCTCATCAACACCGCCTATGTGGATCAGCCCCTGGGCAGCAGCAAGGGCGCCATCCAGAACATGATGACCCTCAACGCCGGCATCTCGCTGTTCCTGCCGTTCAGCTCGACGGGGAGGGACTCGGAATGAAGCTGACCCTCCGTCTGCTGCTGGCCCTGTGCCTCGTCGCGCCCGTGCTGGGCCACGCCCAGTCCTCCGAGGAGGAGGAGGCCGGCGACGTCTCCGAGGTGGACAAGGACCGGATGGGGCCGCTGCGCGAGCGCGTGCGCCCCGTCTCCGGGCACCTCTTCCTCAAGAAGGGGCGCTTCGAGTTCAGCCCGTCCGTCTCGCTGTCGCTGCGCGACGCCTTCTTCAGCAAGTACATCCTGGGCGGCACGCTCACCTACCATCCGCTGGAGACGGTGGGCGTCAGCCTGCGCCTGGGCTACGCCATCAACTCGGTGGCCGGCGCGGCGCAGCTGTGCACCTTCGACGGGGAGGGCGCGGACGCCACGCGAGGCTGCGGCAAGCCGACCCTGAACCAGCTCGACGGGCAGGCCCCCGGCCAGCTCAAGCTGCTGGGCGGCGCGGACGTCCAGTGGGCGCCCATCTACGGCAAGCTGTCGCTGCTGGCGGAGAAGTTCGTCAGCTTCGACCTGTACGGCGTCGCGGGCGCCTCCGTGGTGCAGTACCGCGGGCCGGGCCTGGACCCCACCACCGAGGCCCAGGTCCCGAAGAGCTACATGACCCCCGGCGGCAACCTGGGCGTGGGCGCGCGCTTCTTCCTCAACCGCTGGGTGACGCTGCGCACCGAGGTGCGGGACCTCATCTACGTGGAGAAGAGCGACGTCCCCGGCGAGACCTACCTGCGCAACCAGCTCCTCTTCGAGCTGGGCGTTTCCTTCTTCTTCCTGAACGGCTCCGAGTCATGATCCGCTCCTTCCGGCTCATCCGTGTCGCCGTCCTCGGGCTCGCGCTCGCCTGGACGGCCCCCAGCTACGCCCAGAGCTTCGAGGGCCTGGACCTCGGCGCCCAGTCGAAGAAGAAGAAGAAGGGCTCCACCAGCAAGAAGAAGAAGCAGACCTCCCGCAAGACGCGCGGCAAGGCGACGCCGGCCGCCCCGGTGGAAGAGGCCCCGCCCGAGGCCGCCGCCAGCGAGAGCCCGGCCGTCGAGACGGCGCCCGCCGTGGCCGCTCCCGCCGCTCCCTCGACGCCCGCCCCGGCTCCCGCGCCCACCCCGGCCTCTCCGCCGGCCGGGGGCCTGGGGCTGGACCTGACGCAGGAGGCGCCCAAGCAGACGGCGCCCACCATGTCCTTCGACGCGGTGGACGTGTCCGGCAAGACGGCGGACCGCCAGCGCCTGGACGTGGCCGTCAGCCTCTTCAAGAACGACGAGTACGAGAAGGCCGCCATGGCGGCGCACGAGCTGCTGGCGGACGCGAAGCTGGCGGGCCTGCACACCGAGGCGCGCTACGTCCTGGCCAAGTCGCTCTACCGCATGGGCATGTACCACTCGTCCCTGGGTGAGTTCTCCAAGCTGCTCTCCCTGGGCCCGTCCACCAAGTTCTTCAAGACGAGCCTGGAGTGGCTGTTCTTCATCAGCCGCAAGACGAAGAACGAGACGGTCATCCTCGACGAGATTGCCCGGCACGCGAACCAGGAGTTCCCGGAGAAGTACCGGAACGAGTTCCGCTACCTGCTGGCGCGCTACCACTTCGTGCGCGGCCGCGCGCTGGACCAGGTGGGCCAGCCGGCGGACGCGGACAAGAGCTTCGAGGAAGTGAAGCGCCTGGCGCTGTCCATTCCGCGCAATGACCCCTTCTTCCCGCGCGCCAAGTACCTGGAGGGCCTGTCCTCCTTCCGCAACGGCAGCCGTCAGAAGGACGCGGCGTCCAAGCGCGGCAACGGGGAGATGCTGGCCTCCGTGGAAGCGATGAAGGAGGTCATCCGCCTCACTCGCCCCATGCCCGGCAAGTCCGCCGAGCAGGTGAAGATGGACAAGGCCCTGCGCGAGCTGGCCTTCATGCAGCTGGCCCGTACGCACTACGGCATGCAGCAGAACCGCTTCGCCCTCTTCTACCTGGGCAAGGTGGAGCGGGGTAATACGCAGTGGCTGGAGTCCCTCTTCGAGGCCAGCTGGGCCAACTACCGTGTGGGCCAATACGAGCAGGCGCTCGGCAACCTGATTACGCTGTCGTCGCCCTTCTTCCGCGAGGAGTACTTCCCCGAGGCGCTCATCCTGAAGGCGGTCATCTATTACGAGAACTGCCGCTACCGGGAGTCCACCCTCATCCTCCAGGACTTCGAGCGCACGTACCTGCCGGTGCATGACCAGCTCGAGTCGCTGGTGAAGAAGAACACGGACGCCGGGGAGTACTACTCGGTGCTCGCCGAGGTGCAGAAGAAGAACAAGGAGGGCCTGGAGAAGAACGAGACGGACGTCATCCTGGAGCGCATCCTCCGGCTGGCGCTGACGGACCAGGACCTGCGCAAGACGAACGACTCCATCCTCGAGCTGGAAGGGGAGATGGACGCCTTCGCCAACCGCGCGGACACCTTCAAGTACTCGGACTTGAGCAAGACGCTGCTGGAGGGGCTCAAGGTGCAGCGCACCGGCCTCATCTCCAAGGCGGGCATCATGGCCAAGGGCAAGCTGGAGACGGAGCTGGTGGCGCTCAAGCAGCTGCTGGCCAACGGCCTGCGCATCAAGTTCGAGACGACGACGAAGGAGAAGGAGTTCCTCGAGGAGCAGCTCAAGGCGGGCGGCCGCACGGCCATCGTCAAGAAGTACAAGTACTCGGTGGCGGTGTCGGACGACCAGCTCTACTGGCCGTACGAGGGCGAGTACTGGCGCGACGAGCTGGGCACGTACCAGTACACGCTGACCAAGGGCTGCATCGAGCGGGACACGGCCAACCGGAACATGCAGTCCGCCGAGGCCCTGTAGCACCCGTCACAACGGGTACTTCTCCCACCTGACCACCGCCGGGAGCGCTATGTTCCGCGCTTCCGGCGGTTTTCTTTTTCGAGGAAGGGGCTCCTGGTGGTGAGGCGGGCGGCGTCACTGCGCGTCGTCTTCGGAATCGTCACGCTGGACCTCATCGGGTTCGGCATCCTGATTCCGCAGCTGGGCGTGTACGGAGTGAAGTTCGGCGCCTCGCCTTTCACGGTGGGGCTGCTCATCTCCGTCTATTCGTTGATGCAGTTGGTGGCGGCCCCCGTGCTGGGCCGGCTCAGTGACAGGTACGGCCGCCGGCCGGTGCTGCTGCTCAGCCAGGTGGGCTCGCTGGTGGGCTACCTGCTGTTCGCCTTCGCCCAGTCGCTGCCGCTGCTGTTCCTGGCGCGCGTCATCGACGGGGTGTCCGGGGGGAACATCGCCACCGCGCAGGCGGTGGTGGCGGACATCACCCCGCCGCAGGAGAGGGCGCGGGGCATGGGCGTCATCGGCGCGGCCTTCGGCCTGGGCTTCGTGCTGGGGCCGGCGCTGGGGGGCTTCCTGGGGGCGTGGGGCGGCAACCTCGCCATCGGCCTGTTCGCGGCGGGGCTGGTGGCGCTCAACCTCACCTGCACCTTCTTCTTCCTTCCGGAGTCGAAGCACCCGGGCAGCACGGGCGGCCACGCGCGCACGCTGAAGGGGGCGACGCTGGCCATGCACCTGCCGGTGGTGGGGCGGTGCCTCGTGCTCATGCTGGTGTTCACCACCGCCTTCGCGCAGATGGAGGGCACCTTCTCCGTGTACATCCTGACGAAGTTCCTCTCGTCGGGGCCGGTGCCGCTGCGCGAAGGCGGGCTGTTCCTCCAGGCGGCGCTGCCGGACGCGGAGATGCTTCGCGAGGCGAGCCTCCGGGCGGGCTGGCTCTTCGCCACGGTGGGGGTGCTGTCCGCGCTGGTGCAGGGCGGGCTGGTGCGGCGCCTGACGGGCGGGGCAGAGGGCAGGGCAGGGCGCGAGGCCCCGCTCGCCACGGTGGGCTTCGGGCTGACGGCGGCGGGGCTGGCGCTGATGCCGGTGGCGCCCGACTATGCATGGCTGTTCCCCGTCATGGGGCTGCTGGCGGTGGGCTCGGCGCTGGTGAACCCGTGTCTGACGGCGCTGGTATCCCTGCATGCGCCGCCGGAGCGGCTGGGAGCGGTGCTGGGGGCGTACCAGGCCTTCGGCTCGCTGGGGCGGATTGTGGGGCCGGCGCTGGGCGGGTGGCTCTTCACCCGTTTGGGGCCGGGGGCGCCGTACGGGACGGCGGCAATCATGGTGGGCCTGGCGGCGCTGCTGGCGTTGTCCCTGGTGGCCCAGGCGAGAATGGCAGGCACGGGGGCCGAGCAAAGGTCCTAAGATGGAGGCCATGGTGGGGACGCAGCCGCAGCCGGTGACGATTGCATTCGATGTCATGGGGACGGACCACGGCCCCGCGGAGGTGGTCCGGGGCGCGGCGATGCTGTCGCTGGAGTCCCCGCACATCCACACGCTCCTGGTCGGCGACCGGGACCTCATCGACGAGGCGCTGGCCGAGGTGAAGCACAACGGCGAGCGCATCTCCGTGCAGCACGCCTCGGACTTCGTCGGCATGGACGAGAAGCCGGGCGAGGCGCTGGCGCGCAAGCCGAACGCCTCCGTGGCGGTGGCCGCGCGGCTGGTGGCCGAGGGCGAGGCGCAGGCGCTGGTGTCCGCGGGCAACACGGGCGCGGGCGTGCTGGCGTGCGCGCGGCACTTCCAGCTCATCCCCGGGGTGCGGCGCGCCGCGCTGGCCACGGTGTACCCGACGCGCTCGGTGCGCGGCGCCAAGGAGGACCCGTTCTCCCTCATCCTCGACGTGGGCGCCACGGTGGAGGCCAACGCCGAGGACCTGGTGACGTTCGCCGTCATGGGCTCGGCCTACGCGCGCATCATCTCCAAGAATGACCGGCCGAAGGTGGCGCTCCTGTCCAACGGCGTGGAGCCGCAGAAGGGCCCGCCGCGCGTGGTGGAGGCGCACGCCCGCCTGTCGGAGATGCACGACATCAACTTCATCGGCAACGTGGAGGGCATCGACATCCCGAAGGGCACCGCGGACGTCATCGTCACGGACGGCTTCGTGGGCAACGTGTGCCTGAAGATGCTGGAAGGCGTCCACGACACGGTGGTGGAGCTGGCCCAGTACGCCTACAAGGAGAGCCTTCGCTGGCGTGCGGGTCTGGCCATGTTGTCCAGTGGCATTCAGCGCATCAAGGACATCACCGATTGGAACCAGTACGGCGGTGCGCCGATTCTGGGGTTCGATAAGATCTTCATCAAGGCGCACGGGCGCTCGAAGTCGCGGGCCATCGCCAACGCGGGAAAGGTGGCGGCGAAGGTGGTGGCGAACAACCTGACCACCGCCATCCGGGAAGGCCTGAAGAAGTGAGTCTGCCGGACCGCATCGACCCGCGTCCTCCCCGGCGCATCTACCGGTGGGACCTGGACAAGACGTACCTCCAGACGGAGTTCGACTCGCTCCGTGATCTGGTGCGTACGGCCTTCCAGAAGGCCCACGAGAAGGTGGCCGTGCCGGGGGCGAGCGCGCTCATCCGGGAGCTGTCGGAGCAGGGCGACTCGCGGCTGTGCATCGTCTCCGGCAGCCCGAAGCAGATGCGGGCGGTGCTGGAGGAGAAGCTCAAGCTGGACGGGGTGAAGTGGGACGAGTTCGTCCTCAAGGACAACGTAGGCAACCTCCTGCGCGGCCGCTTCCGGGCCCTGCGCGGACAGGTGGGCTACAAGCTGCCGGCGATTCTGGAGAGCCGGGTGCACGCGCCGGTGGAGGCCGAGGAGGTGCTCTTCGGCGACGACGCGGAGGCGGACGCGTTCATCTACTCGCTGTTCGCGGACCTGATTGCCGGCCGCGTGGACGAGCGGGTGCTGTCGCAGGTGCTGGAGGCGGGCGGGGTGTACCCGGACGACCAGGTGCGGGTGCGCGAGGCGTGGAAGAAGATTCCGGTGTCGGACCCGGTGCGGCGCATCTTCATCCACCTGGACCGGCTGACGCCGCCCGCGCAGTTCTCCGCGTACGGGCCGCGCGTGGTGCCCATCTTCAACTACTTCCAGGCGGCGCTGGTGCTGCTGGCGGACGGGCACCTGACGGCGCCGCAGGTGCTGAAAATCGCCGTGGAGATGGTGCAGACGGCGGGGCACAACATCATCACCCTGTCGAACTCGTTCCAGGACCTGCTGCGGCGCGGGCTGCCCTTGCAGCAGGCGGCGATTGCGCTGTCGCAGGCGCTGGAGGGGCCCAACAAGCTGCTGGCGGCGATGCGGCCCATGCCGGACATCCTGGCCGCGTTCAGCAAGCGGCTCGCCGCGCTGGGCACGCCGCCGCCTCCTCCTCCGGTGCAGGCAGTGGACTACGTGAAGCTCATCCACCACGCCATGCCGCGCACCTCCAAGCGCCGGGGCAAGCCGGCCGAGGAGTAGGGCGCGGGGATGCATGGCCATAATTCGGCAGTGGCGCTCATGTTTTGACTTCACCGACTGGAATCACTAGAGGCGGTTATATGGGGCTCAGTCGGTCTGAGCAAATGGCCCGTATCAAGGGCAAGCATACGTCGCCTGAACTCAGACTCAGATCTGCTTTGTGGCGTGCAGGCATTCGATATCGGGTGCACGCGCGTACGCCGGTTGGTCGGCCTGATATAGTTTTGCCTTCGAGGAAGCTAGCGATCTTTATCGACGGTTGCTTCTGGCATGGGTGTCCCAAGCACTACGTGCGTCCAAGAACACGAAAAGAGTTCTGGGAAGAAAAGCTCTTGGCCAACATAAGTCGCGACCGCCAGCAGACACTGCAGCTGGAGACCTTGGGGTGGAGAGTTATTCGCGTATGGGAGCATAAGGTTTTTGAGTCGCTGGATGATGTGGTGTTTTATATCAAGAATGTGCTGCCCGGTAATGGAACTGAAAGTACGGACGAGTGGCGTGTAGAACGAGTCGATGTAGTGGATGCGGGCCTTGATATAGAGCGGCGCGTGATGGTCGACCTCCGCAACCCAGAAAAGCGGTACTCAATCGACAGTCGCCGGATTACCGCGAAATGGAAGCTCCCGGCCAACGTTGGTTCTGTGGGCAGGAAATCGCGCAAGCAAAAAAAATTGACCCGCGCTCTTGGTTGTTAGAAGATGTAGAATTTTAAATATTGGTAACCTGCTTTGAGGATTTAAGCCGAATATATGCCGCTCGCTTGGTCGAAAACAGTCAAAGAAAAACTACGCCGGCTGCGCCGAGGAGGGACTCCGAGAGTTCTCGATCTCTTTGCCGGATGCGGAGGCATGTCCTTGGGCTTCCAGCGATCTGGTTGCGAAATAGTGGCTGGCTTGGAAAGCGACCCTGCCCGCGCAAAGACGCATGCGGCCAACTTCCATCGCCATCTGAGCCCAGAGAGGCAGCAAGCCCACGGCAAGCCGCGAGATGTAACAAGACTTTCGCCAGAAGAATGTCTGAGAGAGGTTACGGGAGAGAAATCAAGTGAAATTGATATAATCATTGGGGGGCCTCCATGCCAAGCGTATGCAAGGGTTGGTCGCGCCAAACTTCGTGAGATCGCACAGCAGCCTGATGCATATCTTCGAGACGCGCGTGGACAACTTTATGCTGCATATGTTGCTTATGTCGAGGCATTCAAGCCTATCGCTGTCGTGATGGAGAATGTGCCGGATATTCTGAATTATGGTGGGGTGAATATCGGGCAGCTCGTGGCCGAAAGCCTGGAGGCCATTGGCTACGAGTGTCGATACACGCTGCTCAATGCAGCGTGTTTTGGGGTGCCACAAACGCGTGAACGTTGGTACCTGATTGGAATTCACAAAGATGTCGACTGCGTTCCGAGTTTTCCCGGCCCTGAACGCCATGTTGTATTGCCGATAGGATACAGGGGAACTCGTAGCCATGCATTGCGCTGGTCGGAGTCTGCTCCGCGGCATGCAGAACTCCTCAAGGAGCCATCGGCCGATCTTCCGCCGGCTGTCACTTGCGAGGAGGCTCTTTCAGATCTGCCCGTAATATCAAGCGACGAGAAACTTCGGCAAAAGCGGAGTGCGCGCGACCTGAAAGCACTTTTGCCTTATACTTCAATTCCTGGCAATTCATTCCAGGAATTGATGCGTAATTGGAAGGGATTCGAGGCGGGGACTGGCGTGTCTGCCCATGTTATCCGAGCTCTTCCTCGGGACTACGAGATTTTCGGTCGAATGAAGCCGGGTGCGGATTACCCGGCAGCGCATCGAATTGCCCATCAATTACTTCTGGAGAAGCTAGAGGTTCTCCGAAAGCGGGGGCAACCGATAGTTGAGCGAAGCGCGCGCTGGCATGATCTCGTTAAGCAGACTGTTCCGCCATATAGCCCAGACAAGTTTCCCAACAAGTGGCGGAAGTTGGAGCGGGACTTTCCCTCCAGAACGCTTATGGCTCATTTGTCGCACGATAGCTATTCGCACATTCATTATGATGATCATCAGGCTCGCACGATCTCCGTTCGAGAGGCTGCTCGGTTGCAGTCATTCCCCGATGGATTTGAGTTCTGTGGCGCGATGAACTCGGCATTTGGGCAGATTGGCAATGCTGTGCCTCCGCTTATGGCATCAGCCCTTTCGAAGCGCCTTCTGGAAGATTTAGGCGTTGCATCCAGGCAGTCTGCTTCTGACAGAGCCAAGTCGTTTACTTCGAATTCGAATGCTAGGCGGCCGAGCATGAAGGTTAGTTCGGGCTAGTGCCACGGGTTCGTGGGGTAGTGGGGAATCGGTCGGCAACCATTTGGACTGCGGAGCCTGTCTTGGCTGATACCAAATCTGACGGTGAAGATACTTTTGTCGTGCTCAGAGCGCTCCGGGCCTCTGAATTGGGGTGGTTTGCGTCCGTCAGAAAGCAGGGCCGAGAGCAGGCACGGCAGCGCGGCCTCAACTTCAATTCAGATGTGATGGATAAGATCTTCTCAGAAAAGGATCTTGCTCAAGACGGCATATCGGTCTTCGCGCGTCATTTCCCTGATGGCAAATTTGAAGAGCGCCCGATTCGGAGGCAGCAGAAGAATTGGCGCCTCGTCGGTGATTGCGTCGATGGGCCTGGTTTAGAGAATGTTGCCGAGGGCGATTTCTTCTGGGCAAGGTTCTCTCATGGTGCAGATGGCGTGCCGCATATGATTTGGGGCGTCGTCACCAAGAGCGCGGCTTCGTCGGTTCATAAGCTGATTAGAAAAGAGATGGAGGCTGAGCTCGCTGACGGCATGGTTGCTTGGGAAGGAGATAGTCCGTTTGCCAAGCGGGTGTCCGAGTTGGTTGGAATCGCAGATGCTCGCTCAGGTTCGCAGGCATTCCGCCCTCGTGCCCGAATAATCCGAACACTTGGGCGTGAGTTGATTGCCAATGAGGTGGTCGCGCTTCAGGAGTTGATAAAGAATGCGTACGACGCAGATGCGCGAAGCGTCAAGATTACGTTCGTTGCGCCGCTGACTCCTGGGGTTGGCGAGATTATTGTTGAAGACGATGGTAATGGAATGACGCTGGATACATTGCAGAACTCCTGGATGGAGCCTGCTACGACTTATAAAGTTGTAAACCAGAAGAGTCGTCTGAATCGCCGAGTGACAGGTGAAAAAGGCATCGGGCGCTTTGCCTCTGCTCGTATTGGACGAAAATTGGAGCTTACATCCGTATCGCGCGAAAGCGGGCGGATGGTCGAGGCGAACTTCAATTGGGGCGCATTCGATAATGATGACCGGTTCTTGGATGAAATCCGGTGTGATTGGGAAGAGAGAAGCGCACCTGCGAACTCGAAGTCGGGTACAAGGCTTCTTCTCCGCGAGCTGAACGACGACTGGGAGAAAGATGAGGGCGCTGCCTTTGTTCGGTTGAATGCCGCATTGGCTCGACTCGTTTCGCCGCTCAGTCAGCCAGACGACTTTCGAATTGAGATTATAACTCCTCCAGATTTGTCGCAGCACCAGGGGGAGGTCAGGCCTCCTGCAATATTGGGACGGCCACATTATTGGCTTACGGGCGATGTTGGGCGTGATGGCACTATCGATGCTCTGTATTATGGGCCTGATGAAGATCTGCGGCAGATTCTGGAGGGTGACAAGCGACCCGTAATCAGGCTGGACGGGAATGCTCCAAGGTGTGGCCCATTCTCATTCGAGTTCAGAGTTTGGGATCGTGGAAAGGAAGATCTCGACGAAGATGCTGAAGCTCTAGGGGCTTCGATTCGCGATATTCGACGAGACTTGGATGCTGCCAGTGGCATCAGTATATATCGAGATAGATTCAGGATCCTGCTGCCAGATACCGATTGGCTGGGGCTGGACCTGAGACGAGTCAACAATCCCACCCTCCGCGTTAGTAATAATCAAGTTGTCGGCGTTGTTTCTATTTCTCGAGATGGAAATCCGTCTCTGCTCGACCAGTCCAGTCGCCAGGGGATCATTGATACACCCGAGTTCGGTGACTTTCAGCTTGCGGTTCGAGAGGTCATTTCGAAGCTGGAGACGCAACGCGCAATCGCGCGTCAGCCCGCACCCAGGTCTGCAGAGCGCGACAGCAAGGGCATATTCGGGAAACTCGAAATTGTGCCGCTGCGCGACTATATCAAGGCTAGGTATCCAAAGGATGCCGAGCTGCTCAAGACTTTAGAAGAAACGACACGACAGTTCACCGAAGGGGTAACTGAGGTAAAGCGAGTTGTCGCCCGGTATCAGCGTTTGGCGACATTGGGGCGCTTGGTGGACGGAGTGCTTCATGATGGGCGCACGCCTCTTTCTGCGATCGCGAATGCAGCTAGGTTTGGCCGCCGGGATATCTCCAAGGCGAGTGGGGATGAGTTGCGGGGGCTCGTTGAACGGCGGTTTTCTGTCATTGAGGAGCAAAGTCAACGGCTCTTTGATCTCTTTCGAAGGATTGAGCCGTTCAGCGGCCGAAAGCGCGGACGACCCCGAGAGACTACGATGGAAGAGATCATCAGTAAGACTGTTGGATTGGCGTCTGAGAAAATTGAGGCGCTCGGCGTATTGGTTACTTTGCCAAAAGGCGAGACCAAAGTTACGGTCGATGAATCCGAGATGCAGATGCTGTTTTTCAATCTCCTGGACAATGCTCTCTATTGGCTTGGGAAGGTTCCTGAAGGAAAGCGCCAGCTTCAGGTTGATGTGGAAAGAACAGCTCGCGGTTTAAATGTTATTGTTGCGGATAGCGGTCCTGGCGTTCCGCAGGATATTCGTGACCATATTTTTGGGCCTTATTTTTCCGCACGCCCCGAAGGTATTGGACTTGGGCTTACCCTGGCTGGCGAACTCGCAGCTGAATATGACGGGGAGTTGGTGTTGCTTGAGAATGGCCCGTTGGACGGAGCTGCATTCCAAGTGTCGATCAATAGAAGGGTCGGAGAGAATTGATGACTACGCAGAACGTGGAACTGGCGAAGAAGGAGCCTTGGCGGGTGTTGCTGATCGAAGATAATCAACTCATGCGCGAGCAGGTGCATGAGGAGTTTGATGGGGAGCAATTCGACGGTAGACTGCTCGACATTCATGATGTGGATGACTTTGCTCA
It encodes:
- a CDS encoding outer membrane beta-barrel domain-containing protein, which gives rise to MKLTLRLLLALCLVAPVLGHAQSSEEEEAGDVSEVDKDRMGPLRERVRPVSGHLFLKKGRFEFSPSVSLSLRDAFFSKYILGGTLTYHPLETVGVSLRLGYAINSVAGAAQLCTFDGEGADATRGCGKPTLNQLDGQAPGQLKLLGGADVQWAPIYGKLSLLAEKFVSFDLYGVAGASVVQYRGPGLDPTTEAQVPKSYMTPGGNLGVGARFFLNRWVTLRTEVRDLIYVEKSDVPGETYLRNQLLFELGVSFFFLNGSES
- the cglC gene encoding adventurous gliding motility lipoprotein CglC; this translates as MKMSVRAALLMSAAMLLGGCEVSSQIGKPCTLVRKATPEELEQFGEKTRPILEKEIAPRQDFISFGAVECEDLVCVRDADFPRATNEDGTVNGNANAMGYCSKECVEGSNACEVKDTSDVLEGLPERMACRALLLDQDTLEALRAADEAFYRRTFGENNSPFFCSGTPLAAAGN
- a CDS encoding outer membrane beta-barrel domain-containing protein, with amino-acid sequence MKRPTLLLALCLAPTLALAQSQEGMGLDLTEESPAPPSSEESPAPPSAEEATPVASTTAEDTPEPESLPPLTDITQEDRVKSVQRKVYRKKGRFELTPLVSISVNDPFYSKVGASLRGAWYLADTLAIAGRASLMQVVPSDDVRTAKRTFNSKIYNSVPEWSAMGDIEWSPLYGKVAFLNSILHFDGYLLAGAGVVRTETSSLPDRGLNPAADLGLGMRFVAKDYLAVNVALINTAYVDQPLGSSKGAIQNMMTLNAGISLFLPFSSTGRDSE
- the plsX gene encoding phosphate acyltransferase PlsX, whose amino-acid sequence is MVGTQPQPVTIAFDVMGTDHGPAEVVRGAAMLSLESPHIHTLLVGDRDLIDEALAEVKHNGERISVQHASDFVGMDEKPGEALARKPNASVAVAARLVAEGEAQALVSAGNTGAGVLACARHFQLIPGVRRAALATVYPTRSVRGAKEDPFSLILDVGATVEANAEDLVTFAVMGSAYARIISKNDRPKVALLSNGVEPQKGPPRVVEAHARLSEMHDINFIGNVEGIDIPKGTADVIVTDGFVGNVCLKMLEGVHDTVVELAQYAYKESLRWRAGLAMLSSGIQRIKDITDWNQYGGAPILGFDKIFIKAHGRSKSRAIANAGKVAAKVVANNLTTAIREGLKK
- the gltC gene encoding adventurous gliding motility protein GltC, with product MIRSFRLIRVAVLGLALAWTAPSYAQSFEGLDLGAQSKKKKKGSTSKKKKQTSRKTRGKATPAAPVEEAPPEAAASESPAVETAPAVAAPAAPSTPAPAPAPTPASPPAGGLGLDLTQEAPKQTAPTMSFDAVDVSGKTADRQRLDVAVSLFKNDEYEKAAMAAHELLADAKLAGLHTEARYVLAKSLYRMGMYHSSLGEFSKLLSLGPSTKFFKTSLEWLFFISRKTKNETVILDEIARHANQEFPEKYRNEFRYLLARYHFVRGRALDQVGQPADADKSFEEVKRLALSIPRNDPFFPRAKYLEGLSSFRNGSRQKDAASKRGNGEMLASVEAMKEVIRLTRPMPGKSAEQVKMDKALRELAFMQLARTHYGMQQNRFALFYLGKVERGNTQWLESLFEASWANYRVGQYEQALGNLITLSSPFFREEYFPEALILKAVIYYENCRYRESTLILQDFERTYLPVHDQLESLVKKNTDAGEYYSVLAEVQKKNKEGLEKNETDVILERILRLALTDQDLRKTNDSILELEGEMDAFANRADTFKYSDLSKTLLEGLKVQRTGLISKAGIMAKGKLETELVALKQLLANGLRIKFETTTKEKEFLEEQLKAGGRTAIVKKYKYSVAVSDDQLYWPYEGEYWRDELGTYQYTLTKGCIERDTANRNMQSAEAL
- a CDS encoding MFS transporter, which encodes MVRRAASLRVVFGIVTLDLIGFGILIPQLGVYGVKFGASPFTVGLLISVYSLMQLVAAPVLGRLSDRYGRRPVLLLSQVGSLVGYLLFAFAQSLPLLFLARVIDGVSGGNIATAQAVVADITPPQERARGMGVIGAAFGLGFVLGPALGGFLGAWGGNLAIGLFAAGLVALNLTCTFFFLPESKHPGSTGGHARTLKGATLAMHLPVVGRCLVLMLVFTTAFAQMEGTFSVYILTKFLSSGPVPLREGGLFLQAALPDAEMLREASLRAGWLFATVGVLSALVQGGLVRRLTGGAEGRAGREAPLATVGFGLTAAGLALMPVAPDYAWLFPVMGLLAVGSALVNPCLTALVSLHAPPERLGAVLGAYQAFGSLGRIVGPALGGWLFTRLGPGAPYGTAAIMVGLAALLALSLVAQARMAGTGAEQRS